The following proteins are co-located in the Anser cygnoides isolate HZ-2024a breed goose chromosome 2, Taihu_goose_T2T_genome, whole genome shotgun sequence genome:
- the ANKMY2 gene encoding ankyrin repeat and MYND domain-containing protein 2 — translation MAPPRRGELSPEEKELLRVIATGNTEEAGRLLGSKNVRVNCLDEHGMTPLMHAAYKGKVDMCRLLLRHGADVNCNEHEHGYTALMFAGLSGNKEITWMMLEAGAETDVVNSVGRTAAQMAAFVGQHDCVTIINNFFPRERLDYYTKQQGLDKEPKLPVKLAGPLHKIITTTNMHPVKIVLLVKENPLLAEVEALQKCYRVLDLICEKCMKQKDMNEVLAMKMHYISCIFQKCVTFLKERDDKLDGFIKSLLKGRDKDGFPVYQEKLIRESIRKFPYCEATLLQQLVRSIAPVELGSDPTAFSVLTQAITGQVGFVDAEFCTTCGEKGADKRCSVCKMVLYCDQNCQKIHWFTHRKVCKTLKEIHEKQELEAAKEKRKQEKKQKKDEVQLGESSTTDEEQSAPGPDATKEVDPNHATDRTEEAELAKESEALALNPGSPLESETSLAAVDVQKMQDSEE, via the exons cATGGCATGACCCCTCTAATGCATGCAGCCTACAAAGGGAAAGTGGACATGTGCAGGCTGCTCTTGCGCCACGGAGCTGATGTGAACTGCAATGAACACGAGCATGGGTACACTGCCTTGATGTTCGCTGGGCTTTCAG gaaacaaagaaatcacCTGGATGATGTTAGAGGCTGGAGCAGAGACTGATGTTGTCAACTCTGTGGGAAGGACAGCAGCTCAGATGGCTGCTTTTGTGG GTCAGCATGATTGTGTGACCATCATCAACAACTTTTTTCCACGTGAAAGGCTGGACTACTATACTAAACAACAAGGCTTAGATAAAGAACCAAAACTGCCAGTAAAGTTGGCTGGGCCTCTCCATAaaattattactactactaacATGCATCCTGTTAAG ATTGTGTTGCTAGTAAAAGAGAACCCTCTGTTGGCCGAAGtagaagcactgcagaaatgttACAGGGTTCTGGATCTAATCTGTGAGAAATGTATGAAGCAGAAAGATATGAATGAAGTACTTGCTATGAAAATGCACTACATCAGTTGCATCTTCCAGAAATGCGTTACGTTCCTAAAAGAACGAGACGATAAACTAGATGGATTCATCAAAAG tCTCTTGAAGGGGAGAGATAAAGATGGTTTCCCTGTATATCAAGAGAAGCTAATTCGAGAAAGTATCCGAAAGTTTCCTTACTGTGAAGCTACATTGCTCCAGCAGCTTGTGAGAAGTATTGCTCCTGTTGAACTA GGTTCTGATCCTACAGCATTTTCTGTACTTACACAAGCTATTACTGGTCAAGTGGGTTTTGTGGATGCTGAATTCTGTACAACTTGTGGGGAAAAGGGAGCAGACAAAAGATGTTCAGTATGTAAAATG GTGCTGTACTGCGACCAGAACTGCCAGAAAATACACTGGTTTACCCACAGAAAAGTCTGCAAGACCCTGAAGGAAATTCACGAGAAACAAGAACTAGAAGCtgccaaagaaaaaaggaaacaagaaaaaaagcaaaagaaag ATGAAGTGCAACTAGGAGAGTCTAGTACCACAGATGAAGAACAGTCAGCTCCTGGTCCAGATGCTACCAAAGAAGTGGATCCAAATCATGCTACTGACCGAACAGAAGAAGCCGAACTTGCCAAAGAGTCCGAGGCACTAGCCCTGAATCCTGGCAGTCCACTGGAAAGTGAGACTAGCTTAGCTGCCGTTGATGTTCAAAAAATGCAAGATTCTGAGGAAtaa